From a region of the Leptospira kmetyi serovar Malaysia str. Bejo-Iso9 genome:
- a CDS encoding LIC10421/LIC12816 family protein, with protein sequence MKVSFLKKEGVPSLRKVVSVFIFVLILGILSPAFSVSDEEEERLLEKALLESAVTPGQKQAIANYLRATAVAKRTRAAELRELAQLSHGEKFLQAKVRKEKLYKMADSLDRQADRHEAALKEFQIESH encoded by the coding sequence ATGAAGGTTTCGTTTCTGAAAAAGGAGGGAGTTCCGTCCCTTCGCAAAGTTGTTTCCGTTTTTATTTTCGTACTGATTTTGGGAATTCTTTCTCCTGCATTTTCCGTGAGCGATGAGGAAGAAGAACGGCTTTTGGAAAAAGCACTTCTCGAAAGCGCCGTAACCCCGGGTCAAAAACAAGCGATCGCAAATTATCTCAGAGCGACCGCGGTCGCAAAAAGAACCAGAGCCGCCGAACTCAGAGAATTGGCTCAGCTTTCTCACGGTGAAAAGTTTCTGCAAGCAAAGGTGCGTAAGGAGAAACTTTACAAAATGGCGGATTCTTTGGATCGTCAGGCGGATCGTCACGAAGCGGCTCTCAAAGAATTCCAAATCGAAAGCCACTAA
- a CDS encoding LIC12806 family lipoprotein gives MLNEVKVLFLGRICKKSNTILSVFFATTWIVSCGLKPVPPPEGRFCDIWHKPVECVELDFRKGIADLGRGKIPMQMKSVVIYNVEIENKQNALVEVLHEHRVRVTLPGKEPRMYIKIKDKEDRKRRWEKAKEEWDEFFKSSDP, from the coding sequence ATGTTAAACGAAGTGAAGGTTTTATTCTTAGGGAGAATTTGCAAAAAATCTAATACGATTCTTTCCGTATTTTTCGCGACGACCTGGATCGTGTCCTGCGGATTAAAACCCGTTCCCCCGCCCGAAGGAAGATTCTGCGACATTTGGCACAAGCCCGTGGAATGTGTGGAATTGGATTTCAGAAAAGGAATCGCCGACTTGGGACGGGGAAAAATTCCGATGCAGATGAAAAGCGTCGTGATCTACAACGTCGAAATCGAAAACAAACAAAACGCGCTCGTGGAAGTTCTTCACGAACACAGGGTCAGAGTCACTCTTCCCGGAAAAGAACCCAGAATGTACATCAAGATCAAGGACAAAGAGGATCGCAAACGCAGATGGGAAAAAGCAAAGGAAGAATGGGATGAGTTTTTCAAATCGAGCGATCCATAA
- a CDS encoding S1C family serine protease yields the protein MKNMEKLKYVAVVSVSLLLGAFLSPVMFCGTGQNSPLFLSAKGDKEPSAATRQAITIQQAFEEVYQTASPSVVSIATERTQNVPVHPFGDPFFDQFFGRGQGQGGRVMKQKQTGLGSGIILNTQGYILTNEHVVRSMDKLTVRLKTGKTYNAELIGSDAVIDLALLKIKPDTELVAIELGDSSAVKVGDWAIAIGAPLGYEQSLTAGIVSAVGRTGIDNSGVHYLQTDASINQGNSGGPLLDINGRVIGINRMIASQSGGSVGIGFAIPINEAKAIMEELKTTGKVKRPAQPWLGVGVDYLHEEDAKQLKIPGGAVVVQIMNDSPADRAGIQLMDVITEISGTKINSPEEVVSLVKKSKVGDRITVTILRQGNVSRLSIQLKERPN from the coding sequence ATGAAAAATATGGAAAAACTGAAGTATGTTGCGGTTGTTAGCGTTTCACTTCTGCTCGGAGCATTCTTATCTCCCGTGATGTTTTGCGGAACCGGTCAGAACAGTCCCCTCTTTCTGAGCGCGAAGGGCGACAAGGAACCGAGCGCCGCGACCCGTCAAGCGATCACGATTCAACAAGCCTTTGAAGAGGTTTATCAAACCGCTTCTCCGAGCGTGGTTTCCATCGCGACCGAAAGAACTCAAAACGTTCCCGTTCATCCTTTCGGAGATCCGTTCTTCGACCAATTTTTCGGAAGAGGTCAGGGGCAAGGCGGAAGAGTAATGAAACAAAAACAAACCGGTCTCGGTTCCGGTATCATTCTCAATACGCAAGGTTATATTCTCACAAACGAACACGTGGTCCGTTCCATGGATAAACTTACCGTTCGTTTGAAAACCGGTAAGACATACAACGCGGAACTCATCGGTTCCGATGCGGTGATCGACTTGGCTCTTTTAAAAATCAAGCCGGACACCGAACTCGTCGCTATCGAACTCGGAGATTCTTCCGCGGTGAAAGTGGGAGATTGGGCGATCGCTATCGGAGCTCCTCTCGGTTACGAACAATCTTTGACCGCGGGAATCGTAAGCGCCGTGGGTAGAACCGGAATCGACAACAGCGGCGTTCATTATCTGCAAACGGACGCTTCCATCAACCAGGGAAATTCCGGAGGACCTCTTCTCGACATCAACGGCCGAGTGATCGGTATCAATCGTATGATCGCTTCTCAAAGCGGCGGTTCCGTGGGAATCGGTTTCGCGATTCCGATTAACGAAGCGAAGGCGATCATGGAAGAATTAAAAACCACCGGCAAGGTCAAACGTCCCGCACAACCTTGGCTCGGAGTCGGTGTGGATTATCTCCACGAAGAAGACGCCAAACAGTTGAAAATTCCGGGCGGCGCGGTTGTCGTACAGATCATGAACGATTCTCCGGCGGATCGAGCCGGAATTCAATTGATGGACGTGATCACGGAAATTTCGGGAACCAAGATCAATTCTCCCGAAGAAGTGGTCAGCCTCGTGAAAAAGAGTAAGGTGGGAGATCGTATCACGGTTACGATCTTACGTCAGGGAAACGTTTCCAGACTTTCGATCCAACTCAAGGAAAGACCGAACTGA
- a CDS encoding response regulator, producing MVRQTTQTETKSPYFVSIVEDNRHTALNLQELLNKSSDFRFLKHYSNSQKAIESIPEEAPDLVILDIGLPGKNGLECLKELREKTPNTKYVIFTVFEDEEKIVEAIQGGASGYLLKDTSPELFLAELKVIVLGGAPLTARIADKIIREFAKKEETKNPPIVNTLGLTERELQILNFVALGMTFPDIAEELDISSHTVSRHIEKIYKKMEVHSRSEAIIRGRRMGIIRDVPGYP from the coding sequence ATGGTTCGGCAAACGACACAGACGGAAACCAAGTCCCCGTATTTCGTTTCCATCGTCGAAGACAATCGTCATACCGCTCTCAATCTGCAGGAACTCTTAAACAAATCCTCCGATTTCCGTTTTTTAAAACACTATTCGAATTCTCAAAAAGCGATCGAATCCATTCCTGAAGAAGCGCCGGACCTGGTCATTCTCGACATCGGATTGCCCGGAAAAAACGGACTCGAATGTTTGAAAGAACTTCGGGAAAAAACGCCTAACACGAAGTATGTGATCTTCACCGTATTCGAAGACGAGGAAAAAATCGTGGAAGCGATCCAAGGCGGCGCGTCCGGTTATTTATTGAAGGACACTTCTCCCGAATTGTTTTTGGCGGAACTGAAAGTAATCGTATTGGGCGGCGCGCCCTTAACCGCAAGAATCGCGGACAAGATCATACGCGAATTCGCAAAAAAAGAGGAAACCAAAAATCCTCCGATCGTAAACACGCTCGGACTCACCGAAAGAGAATTACAAATTTTGAATTTTGTCGCGCTCGGTATGACGTTTCCCGATATCGCGGAGGAACTGGACATCTCGAGTCACACGGTCAGCCGTCATATCGAAAAGATCTACAAAAAGATGGAAGTCCATTCCCGATCGGAAGCGATCATCCGCGGAAGAAGAATGGGAATCATTCGGGACGTTCCGGGTTATCCGTAA
- a CDS encoding sensor histidine kinase, protein MQGFLYYIFLILFWFSTACSPAVGSKDRPSAVNGVIDLRNFNLNENTTTLDGNWEFYWKKIANGSSKIEDANPSYFPVPGIWRDYDRDFTLEGYATYRLRVLCDWKRPNLKIRIPRLPGVYDVYFGDHKVYSNGFTGTDSLDTVFVAHPLFTSVTVPSGDFLITVVVSNFKGNHLKGGIRRSFQIGNGDSIDSEERKGEWYEIILIVVIFSFGIYHLVFFFSYRKDPVPLYFAGFCFLVSGYSFITSGIQYMALPTLSLNLRIRIEFFCEVAFFPASYMMLKNMFPIQFNVRWMHFAIGTSLVFFLGIFILNEYDLVTFYSKFMYFPPIYGTVLIIGTINAFRAKEPRAKTILLTGFVLALTMMNDVFYGLYEIYFLFPYSFPFGLVAFVVLNSYILSSRFAENLERAKEFAQLQIKYNEQLKFQAQERTRIASDIHDSIGSELTAILFELESKDKNDSTLIKLKSEVSHLISNVRDIVFLMHHQGTNKELVEDVIRRYGERIGGTGTIRVQTNVEDVSDRIHLDQCLHVQKIFLEVMSNILRHSEAKNIRISWNMEEKNLILKVIDDGKKFEIDADKPSGIGLGSIRMRAEKLGAVYDFNSEDSENNFVLYIPIS, encoded by the coding sequence ATGCAAGGATTTTTATATTATATTTTCTTAATATTATTTTGGTTTTCGACCGCTTGTTCCCCCGCGGTCGGCTCTAAGGATCGTCCGAGCGCCGTAAACGGAGTCATCGATCTCAGAAATTTCAATCTCAACGAAAACACGACGACCCTCGACGGAAACTGGGAATTCTATTGGAAAAAAATCGCAAACGGAAGTTCTAAGATCGAAGACGCAAACCCTTCCTACTTTCCGGTTCCGGGAATCTGGAGGGATTACGATCGGGATTTCACTCTCGAAGGTTATGCGACGTATCGTCTGCGCGTGTTATGCGACTGGAAACGTCCCAATCTCAAGATCAGAATTCCGAGACTGCCCGGAGTTTACGACGTTTACTTCGGAGATCATAAGGTCTATTCCAACGGATTTACGGGAACCGATTCCTTGGACACGGTATTTGTCGCACATCCTTTGTTCACGAGCGTCACCGTTCCTTCCGGAGATTTTTTGATCACCGTGGTCGTTTCCAACTTCAAAGGAAATCATCTCAAAGGAGGAATACGAAGATCCTTTCAGATCGGAAACGGAGATTCCATCGACTCCGAAGAACGTAAGGGAGAATGGTATGAAATCATCCTGATCGTCGTGATCTTCTCGTTCGGTATCTATCATCTCGTATTCTTTTTCTCTTATAGAAAGGATCCGGTTCCTTTGTATTTCGCGGGGTTTTGTTTTTTGGTTTCGGGTTATTCCTTTATCACTTCCGGAATCCAATATATGGCCTTGCCTACACTTTCCTTGAACTTAAGAATCCGAATCGAATTCTTCTGCGAGGTCGCATTCTTTCCCGCTTCTTATATGATGTTGAAAAACATGTTTCCGATTCAGTTCAACGTTCGATGGATGCACTTCGCGATCGGAACAAGTCTCGTTTTCTTTTTGGGAATCTTTATATTAAACGAATACGATCTGGTTACGTTCTATTCCAAGTTTATGTATTTCCCTCCGATCTACGGAACGGTTTTGATCATCGGAACCATAAACGCGTTTCGCGCAAAGGAACCGAGGGCCAAAACGATTCTGCTGACCGGTTTCGTATTGGCCTTAACGATGATGAACGACGTCTTTTACGGCTTATACGAAATCTATTTTTTATTTCCGTACAGTTTTCCGTTCGGTCTCGTCGCCTTTGTCGTATTAAATTCTTATATTCTTTCTTCGAGATTCGCTGAGAATTTGGAAAGAGCGAAAGAGTTCGCGCAGCTTCAGATCAAATACAACGAACAACTCAAGTTCCAAGCTCAGGAAAGGACGAGAATCGCTTCGGACATCCACGATTCCATCGGCTCCGAGTTGACCGCGATCCTATTCGAATTGGAATCCAAGGATAAAAACGATTCCACATTGATCAAACTCAAATCGGAAGTGAGTCATCTCATTTCGAACGTAAGAGATATCGTTTTTCTAATGCACCATCAGGGAACCAACAAAGAACTCGTCGAAGACGTAATTCGCCGTTACGGGGAAAGAATCGGGGGAACCGGAACGATCCGCGTGCAAACGAACGTGGAGGACGTTTCGGATCGGATTCACCTCGATCAATGTCTTCACGTTCAGAAAATATTTTTGGAAGTCATGTCCAACATTCTCAGACATTCCGAAGCGAAGAATATTAGAATTTCATGGAATATGGAAGAAAAAAATCTGATCCTCAAAGTGATCGACGACGGTAAAAAATTCGAGATCGACGCGGACAAACCTTCAGGAATCGGACTCGGAAGCATTCGAATGCGGGCAGAAAAACTGGGAGCCGTTTACGATTTTAATTCCGAGGATTCCGAAAACAACTTCGTTTTGTATATTCCAATTTCTTAA
- the tmk gene encoding dTMP kinase, with the protein MKNKKPFFIVFEGIDGSGKSTLCKSLTEKLSARGISSIGFTEPTSLETGKYLRKFLRGEIELGREEQIEAFLNDRNESLRQNILPSLESGKNVLLDRYMYSTAAYQSGEDLSPETILKKNLERNFKTPDVLFYLDLKPEIALERLDRRKENKERFETLSQLQKIHSAYERILPQETIRIDGEKGPDQIVSECLEILLKRIEN; encoded by the coding sequence ATGAAGAACAAAAAACCTTTCTTTATCGTGTTTGAAGGAATCGACGGAAGCGGAAAATCCACTCTTTGCAAATCCTTGACCGAAAAACTTTCCGCGCGGGGAATTTCCTCCATCGGTTTCACCGAACCGACAAGCTTGGAAACGGGAAAGTATTTGAGAAAATTCTTGAGAGGAGAAATCGAACTCGGAAGAGAGGAACAGATCGAAGCGTTTCTAAACGATCGTAACGAATCGTTGCGACAAAACATTCTCCCTTCTCTCGAATCCGGTAAAAACGTTTTACTCGATCGATATATGTATTCCACCGCGGCGTATCAAAGCGGAGAGGATTTATCACCCGAAACGATTTTAAAAAAGAATTTAGAAAGAAATTTCAAAACTCCGGACGTTTTGTTTTATCTGGATTTAAAACCGGAGATCGCACTCGAAAGACTCGATCGAAGAAAGGAGAATAAGGAAAGATTCGAAACGCTTTCGCAACTTCAAAAAATCCATTCGGCTTACGAGAGAATTCTTCCCCAAGAAACGATTCGAATCGACGGAGAAAAAGGTCCGGATCAAATCGTTTCGGAATGTTTGGAGATTCTTTTGAAAAGAATCGAAAACTAA
- a CDS encoding DUF1444 family protein → MKKIGIFIFLILVVSFGAESQSKDKLGEKEFQNLVIAVLEKRFPNEKIRKTEDRQRIYINEIEYILSNLYKIYQTAAGNEEEVIFNHFEKALRMTENRPKSALSWEKAKTILMPQIIRRDYANENRIFSGRSFGNGLVVSFVVNYKEGYRYVLEEDPTFWKVSEEEMFRNAIINLDRISRDVKIVEVRPGIFAVRMFDSYEATRILLPKLRKRLVKRFGNEFEFAIPKRDLLLVWSRSLPDAVKNRLKEQIVLDFQSGAYSISQEVFVGSREGVR, encoded by the coding sequence GTGAAAAAAATAGGGATTTTTATTTTCTTGATTCTCGTCGTTTCTTTTGGTGCGGAATCGCAATCAAAAGACAAACTCGGCGAAAAAGAATTTCAAAATCTTGTCATTGCCGTTTTGGAAAAAAGGTTCCCGAACGAAAAAATTCGAAAGACCGAAGACCGACAACGCATCTATATAAACGAAATTGAATATATTCTTTCCAATTTATACAAAATCTATCAAACTGCGGCCGGAAACGAAGAAGAAGTGATTTTCAATCATTTCGAAAAGGCTCTTCGAATGACTGAGAATCGGCCTAAGTCAGCGTTGTCTTGGGAAAAGGCCAAAACGATTCTCATGCCGCAGATCATTCGCCGAGATTACGCGAACGAAAATCGGATCTTTTCGGGAAGATCTTTCGGAAACGGTCTGGTCGTTTCGTTCGTCGTAAATTACAAAGAAGGTTATCGATACGTTCTGGAAGAAGATCCGACTTTTTGGAAAGTTTCCGAAGAGGAAATGTTTCGAAACGCGATCATCAACTTGGATCGGATCAGCCGCGACGTGAAGATCGTCGAGGTGCGTCCCGGAATTTTTGCGGTTCGTATGTTTGATTCTTACGAAGCGACTCGAATTCTATTGCCGAAACTTCGGAAGCGACTTGTAAAACGTTTCGGAAACGAGTTTGAATTCGCAATTCCGAAGCGGGATCTTCTGCTTGTTTGGAGTCGTTCCTTGCCCGATGCGGTCAAGAATCGTTTGAAAGAACAAATCGTTTTGGATTTTCAGTCGGGGGCGTATTCGATTTCGCAGGAGGTTTTTGTAGGTAGCAGGGAAGGGGTAAGGTAG
- the ruvB gene encoding Holliday junction branch migration DNA helicase RuvB, translating to MSKSHTLNPEEEFEEESGLRPSLLSEFIGQKEVLDNLSVYVQAAKNRKRALDHVLISGPPGLGKTTLAGIISNELGTRLTITSAPVITKGADLARLLTSMGENEILFIDEIHTLHKKLEEILYPAMENYMIDLVIGEGVTAQMVQIPLKPFTLVGATTRSGLISEPLKSRFGIQLRLDYYGDEEMKEIVLRSSKILGVGIEDDAALEIGKRSRKTPRIANHLLKRIRDFSEVDGHSSVKKELCIKAFEKMGIDDLGLDVMDRQILGCMIDRYKGGPVGLKAIAVVVGEEEKTIEDTYESFMVRIGLINRTPAGRVATEKAYRQLKRMEEFSGNHGQDPTLF from the coding sequence TTGTCCAAATCCCACACACTCAATCCTGAAGAAGAATTCGAAGAAGAGTCGGGCCTACGTCCTTCTCTTCTTTCCGAGTTTATAGGCCAGAAAGAAGTTCTTGATAACCTAAGCGTTTACGTTCAAGCCGCTAAGAATCGAAAACGAGCGCTCGATCACGTTCTCATCTCCGGTCCGCCCGGTCTCGGTAAAACGACTTTGGCGGGAATCATCTCCAACGAACTCGGAACCAGACTTACGATCACGTCGGCTCCCGTGATTACCAAAGGCGCGGATCTCGCGCGTCTTCTTACGAGTATGGGGGAGAATGAAATTCTTTTTATAGACGAGATCCATACGCTTCACAAAAAACTCGAAGAGATTCTTTATCCTGCGATGGAGAATTACATGATCGATCTCGTGATCGGTGAAGGCGTGACGGCGCAGATGGTTCAGATTCCTCTGAAGCCGTTTACTTTGGTCGGCGCGACCACCAGAAGCGGTCTGATCAGCGAACCTCTCAAAAGCCGTTTCGGAATTCAACTTCGTCTCGATTACTACGGCGACGAAGAGATGAAGGAGATCGTTCTGCGTTCTTCCAAAATTCTCGGCGTCGGAATCGAAGACGACGCGGCTTTGGAAATCGGAAAACGTTCCCGCAAAACTCCCCGGATCGCCAATCATCTTTTGAAACGAATCCGCGACTTCAGCGAGGTCGACGGTCATTCTTCCGTGAAAAAGGAACTTTGTATCAAAGCCTTTGAAAAGATGGGGATTGACGACCTGGGACTGGATGTTATGGATAGACAGATACTCGGTTGTATGATCGATCGTTATAAGGGCGGGCCCGTCGGTTTGAAGGCGATCGCCGTTGTCGTCGGCGAGGAAGAAAAAACCATCGAAGACACATACGAATCCTTTATGGTTCGGATCGGTCTGATCAACAGAACTCCCGCCGGTAGGGTTGCGACCGAAAAAGCGTATCGGCAATTGAAGCGAATGGAAGAATTCTCCGGAAACCATGGACAAGACCCGACTTTATTCTGA
- a CDS encoding TonB-dependent receptor: MDKTRLYSEYSGIPEDDKRLIYASFLVLALASFFTAHLLTRNMLWKILGSEPMVKMESNEEKEKIYEVLLEQDFVDKNIKDEYKALSNVDAAGAGGITKKEGFHSASPFREFVMGSMARRPSESQKQEAKEKNDEKAFEVGIYKIDPVQTTTTEETKQSSQTYGRMTKIPFNYRFEQDFLFRWDGNQALSIPRKKLAGYEYFKRMLKQIEGSFAPPGGGNFAYRDMAGTVVREGILPGQVKVLFMLSDGGQVLDVKLVSTQGQDVVSQACMDSIRGQNFGKVPEEVKAQGMIFGINFIFPMMRTR, from the coding sequence ATGGACAAGACCCGACTTTATTCTGAATATTCCGGAATCCCCGAAGACGATAAGAGGTTGATCTACGCCTCGTTTCTCGTTTTAGCACTCGCGTCTTTTTTTACCGCTCATTTACTCACGCGCAATATGCTCTGGAAAATTCTCGGAAGCGAACCCATGGTTAAGATGGAAAGCAACGAGGAAAAGGAAAAGATCTACGAGGTTCTTCTCGAACAGGACTTCGTGGATAAGAATATCAAGGACGAATACAAAGCCCTTTCCAACGTCGACGCGGCGGGTGCAGGCGGGATCACGAAGAAGGAAGGGTTTCATTCCGCGAGTCCGTTCCGCGAATTCGTCATGGGCAGTATGGCCCGAAGACCATCCGAGTCGCAAAAGCAGGAAGCCAAAGAGAAAAACGACGAGAAGGCTTTCGAAGTCGGGATTTATAAAATCGATCCGGTCCAAACAACGACCACCGAGGAAACGAAACAAAGTTCTCAAACCTACGGAAGAATGACGAAGATCCCGTTCAACTATCGATTCGAACAGGACTTTCTGTTTCGTTGGGACGGGAATCAGGCGCTTTCGATTCCGAGAAAAAAACTCGCGGGTTACGAATACTTTAAACGTATGTTGAAACAGATCGAAGGAAGTTTTGCGCCTCCGGGCGGCGGGAATTTCGCCTATCGTGATATGGCGGGAACAGTCGTTCGGGAAGGAATTCTTCCCGGTCAGGTGAAGGTTCTTTTTATGTTAAGCGACGGCGGTCAGGTTTTGGACGTGAAGCTCGTTTCCACCCAAGGTCAGGACGTCGTAAGTCAAGCCTGTATGGATTCGATCCGCGGTCAAAATTTCGGAAAGGTTCCCGAAGAGGTAAAAGCGCAAGGGATGATCTTCGGGATCAACTTCATCTTTCCGATGATGCGGACGCGCTGA
- a CDS encoding SRPBCC family protein — protein sequence MNGIYHKIGIHAGATEVLRALTTQAGLAGWWTEQVGGTFAGGYSKAGESIHFDFGIAGIEMKVKEQIPERVLWECTTGPEDWIGSHIDFQLSSANTPKGEPITLIHFRHQDWKNESDFTAHCSMKWAVFLLSLKSLVEAGKGQPAPNDFKIDDLN from the coding sequence ATGAACGGAATCTATCACAAGATCGGAATTCACGCGGGGGCTACGGAGGTCTTACGCGCGCTTACGACACAAGCCGGGCTTGCGGGTTGGTGGACCGAACAAGTCGGGGGAACGTTCGCGGGCGGGTATTCCAAAGCGGGGGAATCGATCCATTTCGATTTCGGAATCGCGGGAATCGAAATGAAAGTGAAGGAACAAATTCCCGAACGCGTCCTCTGGGAATGCACTACGGGACCTGAAGATTGGATCGGTTCTCATATTGATTTTCAATTGAGTTCGGCGAACACTCCGAAGGGAGAACCGATCACTCTGATTCATTTTCGTCATCAAGATTGGAAGAACGAAAGCGATTTTACGGCGCATTGCAGTATGAAATGGGCGGTGTTTCTTCTTAGTTTGAAAAGTCTTGTGGAAGCGGGGAAAGGTCAACCGGCACCGAACGACTTTAAGATAGACGATCTCAACTGA
- a CDS encoding ArsR/SmtB family transcription factor, whose protein sequence is MVGLLNKEQKLDRVFAALSDGSRRKMLVRLRKRPLTISELAEPFSMSFAGVAKHIDVLTGAGLVQKIRDPEDGRSFRLKLQNRTLDEASEWLEYHREFWTGKLDKLESFIEEQDHDLGSSKSRKKN, encoded by the coding sequence ATGGTTGGATTGTTAAACAAGGAACAAAAATTGGATCGGGTCTTTGCCGCCCTTTCCGACGGCTCGAGAAGAAAAATGCTTGTGCGTCTGCGGAAACGTCCTTTGACGATCTCGGAGCTCGCTGAACCTTTTTCGATGTCTTTTGCCGGCGTGGCCAAACATATCGACGTGCTTACTGGAGCCGGGCTTGTGCAAAAGATACGAGATCCCGAAGACGGCCGCAGTTTTCGCTTGAAACTTCAAAATCGAACGCTCGACGAAGCTTCCGAATGGCTCGAATATCATCGGGAATTTTGGACGGGCAAACTCGACAAACTGGAATCTTTTATAGAGGAACAAGATCATGATCTCGGAAGTTCTAAAAGTAGAAAAAAAAATTAA
- a CDS encoding SRPBCC family protein — protein sequence MISEVLKVEKKINAEPTRLFRAWLNADAFSSWFLPDEEITIGTVTMDPKPGGKFLINMHLDGKILPHEGEYRVIEEPVKLVFTWRSEATEWRDTLVTVTFTELLSDKKDSSGNKNLKPQTLITLIQERLANDEEIESHTYGWTRILEGLERWQKSQT from the coding sequence ATGATCTCGGAAGTTCTAAAAGTAGAAAAAAAAATTAACGCGGAACCGACTCGATTGTTCAGAGCCTGGTTGAATGCGGACGCGTTCTCGAGTTGGTTTTTACCGGACGAAGAAATCACGATCGGAACCGTGACCATGGATCCGAAACCGGGCGGTAAGTTCTTAATCAACATGCATCTTGACGGAAAAATTCTCCCTCACGAAGGAGAATACCGCGTCATCGAAGAACCGGTTAAACTCGTTTTCACTTGGAGATCGGAAGCGACCGAATGGAGAGATACGTTGGTCACCGTGACTTTTACCGAATTGTTAAGCGACAAGAAGGATTCTTCCGGAAACAAAAACCTCAAACCCCAAACTCTCATAACGTTGATTCAGGAACGTCTTGCAAACGACGAGGAAATCGAATCGCATACCTACGGTTGGACGAGGATTCTTGAGGGACTGGAACGATGGCAGAAATCGCAAACGTAA
- a CDS encoding trypsin-like peptidase domain-containing protein, whose amino-acid sequence MDSFGREESNEKTSTMKYKFSILKFLVLILVLEFFFDFCSSSISTQTQAANLNPEQELERELGLEETPVDSKSSKSHPRDRIRVHHVFEEVYPTSSASSVSIFTEKTVKSSAIHHKGGHLSEKILISLGSGVVFNKQGYILTNAHVIKAHDHLLVKLKSGKAYEAIVIGIDKRIDLAILQVTPDEDIVPVEKLDYYTHQRGEAAILKYINTKIQIRKNREAKSKSKAKTSA is encoded by the coding sequence ATGGATTCTTTCGGAAGGGAAGAATCCAACGAAAAAACTTCCACTATGAAATATAAATTTTCGATTCTGAAATTTCTCGTTTTGATTCTGGTCCTCGAATTCTTTTTCGACTTTTGTTCTTCGTCGATTTCGACGCAGACCCAGGCCGCTAATCTCAACCCCGAACAAGAACTGGAACGCGAACTCGGTTTGGAGGAAACTCCCGTCGATTCCAAATCCTCCAAGTCTCATCCCAGGGATAGAATCCGCGTGCATCACGTTTTCGAAGAGGTTTATCCGACTTCTTCCGCGAGTTCGGTTTCCATTTTCACCGAAAAGACGGTTAAGTCTTCCGCGATCCATCACAAGGGCGGTCATCTTTCCGAAAAGATTTTGATCTCTCTCGGAAGCGGCGTCGTTTTTAACAAACAGGGTTATATTCTCACCAACGCGCACGTGATCAAAGCGCACGATCATCTTTTGGTTAAGTTGAAATCCGGTAAGGCGTACGAAGCGATCGTAATCGGTATAGACAAAAGAATCGATTTAGCGATTTTGCAAGTAACTCCGGACGAGGACATCGTTCCCGTCGAGAAGCTGGATTACTACACGCACCAACGCGGAGAAGCGGCGATTCTGAAATACATCAATACCAAAATTCAGATTCGAAAAAACCGAGAAGCCAAGTCGAAATCCAAAGCGAAAACCTCGGCATAA